A genomic stretch from Podospora pseudoanserina strain CBS 124.78 chromosome 3, whole genome shotgun sequence includes:
- a CDS encoding hypothetical protein (EggNog:ENOG503NXTF; COG:S), whose amino-acid sequence MTREISPPPLKRRRLVHQSSPETKSHSFRVFSWNINGVDAFLPPTNSKITTFFKPTNSPSGRASPPKTDHETTSNSLRAFLSRHNWPEVLFLQELKIKQGDCKTVAALLTAINSPLSKSDVLSQERTYTLDTVLPRDKYNVRGFQGKLYGVGTIIRKDFARGHVSLIREADWDLEGRVSIVELKKGLGQDRPLALLNIYAVNGTSNPYRSPDTGKAVGTRHDHKIVFHSRLRDECLELEAQGYNVVVAGDLNVARGVLDGHPNLRTYPSQHCLNRADFNAKFFGQEDNKRARAHVRTSNEKQACLDAIDVFRALHRTERRYTYHPRTAHWGSSCDRVDLILASKRLWEEGFVLSTGILDSPQERGPSDHVPLWVELKGTG is encoded by the coding sequence ATGACGCGCGAGATAAGTCCACCTCCGCTGAAACGAAGGAGGCTGGTTCACCAGAGTTCCCCGGAGACCAAGTCGCATTCTTTTCGAGTCTTTTCCTGGAACATCAACGGCGTCGATGCttttctcccccccaccaactcAAAGATCACTACCTTCTTCAAGCCTACCAACTCTCCCAGTGGTCGAGCCAGTCCACCCAAAACAGACCATGAGACGACAAGCAATTCACTTCGCGCCTTCTTGTCTCGTCACAACTGGCCAGAGGTCTTATTTTTGCAGGAACTCAAGATCAAACAGGGTGACTGCAAGACTGTGGCCGCTCTTCTTACAGCCATCAATAGCCCACTAAGTAAAAGCGATGTCCTATCCCAGGAACGAACTTATACGCTTGACACAGTCCTACCTCGAGACAAGTACAACGTTAGAGGATTCCAGGGAAAGCTTTATGGAGTCGGCACCATCATAAGAAAGGACTTTGCCAGGGGCCACGTTTCCCTCATTCGCGAAGCCGACTGGGACCTTGAAGGCCGGGTGAGCATTGTCGAGCTCAAGAAAGGATTAGGTCAAGACAGGCCACTTGCGCTCCTCAACATTTACGCAGTCAACGGGACTTCTAACCCCTATCGTTCACCTGACACGGGCAAGGCTGTTGGAACAAGACACGACCACAAGATTGTTTTTCACAGCCGCTTGCGCGATGAGTGTCTTGAACTTGAGGCTCAAGGCTACAacgtggtggttgctggggaTCTAAACGTTGCGCGCGGTGTTCTAGATGGTCATCCAAATCTGAGAACATACCCAAGCCAGCATTGCCTCAACAGAGCCGACTTCAACGCCAAGTTCTTTGGACAAGAAGATAACAAGAGAGCCCGGGCGCATGTGAGGACCAGCAATGAGAAACAGGCCTGCTTAGATGCAATCGACGTTTTCCGTGCCCTTCACAGGACTGAGAGGAGGTATACTTATCACCCTCGCACAGCACACTGGGGCAGCAGTTGCGACAGGGTGGATCTCATCCTGGCTTCCAAAAGGCTCTGGGAAGAAGGCTTCGTTCTCAGCACTGGGATTCTGGACTCTCCTCAAGAAAGAGGACCCAGTGACCATGTCCCCTTATGGGTAGAGTTGAAAGGCACTGGGTAG
- a CDS encoding hypothetical protein (EggNog:ENOG503Q30Q; COG:S) — MDFLHEQQFHIRDLPTRTVTLFPTRAQVVRDIKEVALKPGANEIAVVGLSPTVDEESIKVEGIGSAIITDITIELLPNRDIFEEIYPDSDSDSEEDESEEDDEFTRKTNDELKAVRDSLQTLYDKRDREDEIIESAINRQGFLESYGRSLEKKKGNFNIDDSLEMYRKERDKTFEDKMSATIRKREIAAEIDKLQLEEARLLKLEAKEQAKINKAKAKVQRAKDKVRAQKFRRMAKKEKEKARIRKEREQFWPKSCYTIRVTLDATSLSPSSSRRSSVASAADVKLAPEKPMEDTITYCDLSLSYVTTSAFWSPSYDLALSTTTNSAILCFDAQLTNMTSETWTNAKVILSTSQASFSGLHDESPRLLPWRIKLGGRAAHFTSDQAIYSREERTQKEIWNAAQNNSQQQKPRAELFGVSKPQPHGQFYTQGGGEGVAFALLGKASSPPPPPSNPAPLAYRIEEPDLAKGLNLRSANMSAMSKRRRSGNPPDGAVSESMEYEDYDAQTVLEPTPEVSFQDSSFEETGLTATYDLPNPKTLRPSSTASKQRVARITFSNVVFARTVVAKYKPAAYLKAKLRNTSKLTLLKGPTGLTLDGTFMGRSTLPRCSAGDTFKIPLGVDPAIKVAYPKPEVKRSTTGVFTKGHNSVYTRAITLVNTRAAQGAKPVEVLVLDQVPVSEDEKLRVELLHPRMSVSGGGMSTGVPGKDGKEEANWGKAVSFLKKGGEVNWEVVLNAGRSVKLTLEYTIEMPSGEKVVEC; from the exons ATGGATTTCTTACACGAGCAGCAGTTCCACATCCGTGATCTTCCCACGCGGACTGTCACTCTCTTCCCAACCAGAGCACAGGTTGTCAGAGACATCAAAGAGGTTGCCCTGAAG CCGGGAGCCAACGAGATCGCCGTGGTGGGATTATCTCCGACTGTTGACGAGGAATCTATCAAAGTCGAGGGCATTGGttcagccatcatcaccgatATCACCATTGAGTTGCTCCCCAATCGTGACATCTTTGAGGAGATCTATCCTGAttccgactcggactcggaagaagacgagtccgaggaggatgacgagttCACAAGGAAGACCAACGACGAGCTCAAGGCAGTGCGTGACTCTCTCCAGACATTGTATGACAAGAGAGACCGCGAGGATGAGATTATCGAGAGTGCTATCAATCGCCAAGGTTTTCTCGAATCCTATGGCCGctcgttggagaagaagaagggcaactTCAACATTGATGACAGCCTCGAGATGTATCGCAAGGAGCGGGACAAGACCTTCGAGGATAAGATGAGCGCCACCATTCGGAAGCGCGAGATTGCCGCAGAGATCGACAAGCTTcagttggaggaggcacGGCTGCTCAAGTTGGAGGCAAAGGAAcaggccaagatcaacaaggccaaAGCAAAGGTCCAAAGGGCAAAGGACAAGGTTAGAGCTCAGAAGTTCCGGCGCATGGccaaaaaggagaaggagaaggcccgCATTCGCAAAGAGCGGGAACAGTTTTGGCCCAAATCATGCTATACTATCCGCGTCACGCTTGATGCTACCAGTCTgtccccttcctcgtcacGCCGGAGCTCGGTTGCCAGCGCTGCTGATGTCAAACTGGCCCCTGAAAAGCCCATGGAAGATACCATCACGTACTGTGATCTGTCTCTCAGCTACGTCACCACGTCTGCTTTCTGGTCGCCCAGTTATGATTTGGCcctgtccaccaccaccaactctgCCATTCTCTGTTTCGATGCCCAGCTGACCAACATGACCTCGGAGACTTGGACCAACGCCAAGGTGATCCTGAGCACATCGCAGGCTAGTTTCTCTGGCCTCCACGACGAGTCCCCAAGGCTTTTGCCTTGGCGGATCAAGCTAGGTGGCCGCGCTGCCCATTTTACCAGCGACCAAGCCATTTACAGTCGTGAGGAGAGGACACAGAAAGAGATATGGAATGCGGCGCAAAATAAttcccagcagcaaaagccGCGCGCTGAGCTGTTTGGCGTCAGCAAACCACAGCCACACGGTCAATTTTACACGcaaggtgggggggagggggttgcttTTGCTCTGCTTGGTAAAGcctcatcacctccaccaccaccgagcaACCCAGCGCCGTTAGCGTATAGAATAGAGGAACCAGACCTAGCGAAAGGGCTAAATCTGCGCTCCGCAAACATGTCGGCAATGAGCAAACGCCGCAGGAGCGGAAATCCCCCCGACGGTGCAGTGTCAGAGTCGATGGAATACGAAGACTACGACGCCCAAACCGTCCTCGAGCCCACCCCCGAGGTCTCCTTCCAGGACTCCTCCTTTGAGGAAACCGGCCTCACCGCCACCTAcgacctccccaaccccaagacactgaggccgagctcgaccGCCTCCAAGCAGCGCGTCGCGAGGatcaccttctccaacgtcGTGTTCGCCAGGACCGTCGTGGCCAAGTACAAGCCTGCCGCGTACCTCAAGGCCAAGCTCCGCAACACGAGCAAGCTGACGCTGCTGAAGGGCCCGACGGGCCTGACGCTGGACGGGACGTTCATGGGCCGGTCTACGCTTCCGAGGTGCAGCGCCGGGGACACGTTCAAGATCCCGCTGGGTGTTGACCCTGCCATCAAGGTTGCCTACCCCAAGCCAGAGGTCAAGAGGAGCACCACCGGGGTGTTCACCAAGGGGCATAACAGCGTTTATACCCGGGCGATCACTCTAGTCAACACGCGGGCTGCTCAAGGGGCCAAGCCGGTcgaggtgttggtgttggatcAGGTTCCCgtcagcgaggatgagaagctGAGGGTGGAGCTGCTGCACCCGAGGATGAGCGTCAGCGGAGGGGGTATGTCGACCGGAGTGCCGGGTAAGgacgggaaggaggaggccaactGGGGCAAGGCGGTGTCGTTTTTGAAgaagggcggggaggtgaactgggaggtggtgctcAACGCGGGACGGAGCGTCAAGTTGACGTTGGAGTACACCATCGAGATGCCGTctggggagaaggtggtggagtgcTAG
- a CDS encoding hypothetical protein (EggNog:ENOG503PD3A), producing MERPDKPLTPPDDRDRKRGRGDRDRGDRDRGDRDRVDRDRVDRDRGDRDRGDRDRGDRDRGDDKARGDDRAPTGEAASYFTAAAPITGPNGSIDPYPIVTDSYRPPQGPDSSYPPRHDYGRPPPGSGYPLPSHSTGISPNYPPVSGANGASASYYGTGVESMPGPAATSGVGMSYIPPAPLSGPPHHGALPIHSTTPLPLAVQSSYYKPTLKSVRQKAEKEVIELANLQRQRKMIASKGTRRDYDEISDKIRAQTATVLGYLKGLRQEMIQIVEDAEDQRWRRWIVGTIFGTFIPLVKKLFRRPSSEKKTKTRTEYAFIKSKSLLGRILAATKGHRPGLTTVTFFVFAVLYIFSNEVSLRVAKTASKRLKKLVNKVESTSNGRDGDVLKDDDIKLLSGWRWRVLEFID from the exons ATGGAGAGACCCGATAAGCCACTGACTCCGCCCGACGACCGGGACAGGAAGCGTGGTCGAGGCGACAGGGACCGAGGTGACAGAGACCGTGGCGACAGAGACCGTGTTGACAGGGACCGCGTTGACAGAGACCGTGGTGACAGAGATCGCGGTGATAGAGATCGCGGCGACAGAGACCGTGGCGATGACAAAGCCCGCGGTGATGACAGAGCCCCAACTGGAGAAGCAGCTTCCTACTTTACCGCCGCTGCTCCCATAACCGGACCCAACGGCTCGATTGACCCCTATCCCATCGTCACCGACAGCTACCGTCCTCCGCAAGGTCCAGACTCGTCCTATCCACCACGCCATGACTATGGCCGTCCACCTCCTGGCTCAGGCtaccctctcccttcccacAGCACCGGTATCTCGCCCAACTACCCCCCAGTGTCGGGTGCCAACGGCGCCTCTGCATCCTACTATGGGACAGGCGTTGAATCGATGCCCGGTCCAGCGGCTACTTCAGGTGTTGGGATGAGCTACATTCCCCCTGCGCCTCTGTCCGGTCCTCCTCACCATGGGGCACTACCAATCCACTCGACAACACCGCTACCTCTCGCGGTGCAGTCGTCCTACTACAAGCCCACCCTCAAATCTGTGCGCCAGAAAGCTGAGAAGGAAGTTATTGAACTCGCCAACCTACAACGCCAGAGGAAGATGATCGCATCCAAGGGTACCAGAAGAGATTACGATGAGATTTCGGACAAGATCAGAGCCCAGACAGCCACGGTCCTCGGTTATCTCAAGGGCCTGAGACAAGAGATGATTCAAATTGTGGAAGACGCCGAGGACCagaggtggagaaggtggatCGTTGGCACTATATT TGGCACTTTTATCCCTCTTGTCAAGAAGCTCTTCCGCAGACCTTCAAGCGAGAAAAAGACCAAAACCAGGACGGAGTATGCCTTCATTAAGTCCAAGAGTCTACTCGGTCGCATTCTTGCCGCAACCAAAGGTCACAGGCCCGGCCTGACGACTGTCACCTTCTTTGTTTTTGCCGTTTTGTACATCTTTTCAAATGAGGTGTCGCTGAGAGTGGCCAAGACGGCCTCCAAGcggttgaagaagctggtgAACAAGGTGGAGAGTACCAGTAATGGCAGGGACGGTGATGTCCTCAAGGATGACGACATCAAGTTGCTGAgcgggtggaggtggagagtgTTGGAGTTTATTGATTGA
- a CDS encoding hypothetical protein (EggNog:ENOG503P2P4; COG:S), which translates to MSLTNWLFTPFPPLPATILPNAAFWNATNPVNNITYQIQVSWPFEWSSRNVANKTALSILDERYVLDGNALAGTASEAFKRRKPVSFSQPDAVVISVGYPLTDSVYDLSQRATDFRPPLSTPQTPPSGADPFLAFLTSSLRPFVKSTVFPNINFTRDALYGHSFGGLFVLWSLIQNPNNFDTYLSASPALDWNNASLLNDITTRLGNGIDIPGELYSSNLTSSKLSKPAVMITYGEIEQFPQRKRTETEAEFQFRKNFIQPFKMTQYAREAFDRIEGSGRVRDVAVKEYKGQDHSSVGASAVNDGVDYFIDW; encoded by the exons ATGTCGCTAACAAACTGGTTGTtcaccccttttcctcctctgccagCTACCATTCTGCCCAATGCTGCGTTTTGGAATGCTACAAACCCAGTCAATAATATCACCTACCAAATTCAAGTATCATGGCCCTTTGAATGGTCGTCTCGCAATGTCGCCAACAAAACTGCCCTGTCCAT TTTGGATGAAAGGTATGTCCTTGACGGCAACGCCCTAGCCGGCACCGCCTCGGAAGCTTTCAAACGCCGCAAAcccgtctccttctcccagccCGACGCGGTCGTCATCTCCGTCGGCTATCCCCTCACCGACTCCGTCTACGACCTTTCCCAACGCGCCACCGACTTTcgccctcccctttccaccccccaaaccccacccTCCGGCGCCGACCCCTTTCTCGCCTTTCTAACCTCCAGTTTGCGACCCTTTGTCAAATCAACCGTcttccccaacatcaactttACCCGCGACGCCCTCTACGGTCACTCCTTCGGCGGCCTCTTCGTTCTCTGGTCATTGATTCAGAACCCCAACAACTTCGACACTTACCTCTCCGCCTCTCCCGCGCTGGATTGGAACAACGCTTCTCTGCTAAACGACATAACAACAAGACTAGGAAACGGAATTGACATTCCTGGCGAGCTCTACtcatccaacctcacctcgTCCAAGCTCTCCAAACCGGCCGTGATGATCACCTACGGGGAAATAGAGCAGTTTCCCCAGCGGAAGAGGACCGAGACGGAGGCGGAATTCCAGTTTCGCAAAAACTTTATCCAGCCGTTCAAGATGACGCAGTATGCGCGGGAAGCGTTTGACAGGATCGAGGGGAGCGGAAGGGTGAGGGATGTGGCGGTCAAGGAGTACAAAGGGCAGGACCACAGCAGTGTTGGGGCGAGCGCGGTGAATGATGGGGTGGATTATTTTATTGATTGGTAG
- the GLN4 gene encoding Glutaminyl-tRNA synthetase (COG:J; BUSCO:EOG09260WYQ; EggNog:ENOG503NUV0) codes for MADSIADSTAKLDITDAPTAPDTAPTVDNAPKLQLDEETGEWVSKGELKKRLAKRAKKASKDKNKEASNAAAPPKTQQPKKEKVEDVPIDTDSMFKQGFLNDVYKERPVKPVITRFPPEPNGHLHIGHAKAIAVNFGFARYHGGYTYLRMDDTNPESEEEEYFTSIEETVRWLGFEPYKITYSSDHFDTLYALAEKLIEQGNAYVCHCDDQEVKKQRGGEKGASPRYRCEHANQSVEENLKKFRAMRDGEYKPREAFLRMKQDINDPNPQNWDLAAYRVLNKPHHRTGDKWVIYPTYDFTHCLCDSFEKITHSLCTVEFFLSRTSYEWLNERLVEYQPMQREYGRLSIEGSVLSKRKLKELVDKGIVRGWNDPRLHTLIAIRRKGVPPGAILEFVNELGVTTTNSIIQMSRFEQTIRRYLERTVPRLMLVLDPVPVVLESSEFDGTDLTVPFSPKNPAMGDHKIKFSQTVYIDRSDFREVDSKDYFRLAPGKTVGLLQAPFPITATSFTKDETTGLVTEIKAVFDRSGKKPKTFIQWVPAESAGSKRCEARIYNSLFKSNNPTGAEGGFLSDLNPDSEIIYPNALVESGFDEVRKRAPWPEAAGEDKLGKGGPESVRFQGMRVGYFAMDSDSRDDKIVLNRIVSLKEDKEKS; via the exons ATGGCTGACTCCATCGCCGATTCGACGGCCAAGCTCGACATCACCGACGCGCCTACCGCGCCCGATACTGCCCCTACGGTCGACAATGCCCCAAAGCTTCAGCTTGACGAGGAGACCGGCGAGTGGGTTTCCAAGGGAGAACTGAAGAAGAGACTGGCAAAACGCGCAAAAAAAGCGTCGAaggacaagaacaaggaggCAAGCAATGCTGCCGCGCCGCCAAAGACTCAGCAGccgaagaaggaaaaggtcGAAGATGTCCCAATTGACACGGATTCCATGTTCAAACAGGGCTTCTTGAACGATGTTTACAAGGAGCGTCCCGTGAAGCCAGTTATTACCAGATTCCCCCCCGAGCCAAACGGTCACCTACATATCGGTCATGCCAAGGCAATCGCCGTCAACTTTGGCTTTGCCAGATATCATGGAGGATATACCTACTTACGTATGGACGATACAAATCctgagagcgaggaggaggagtactTCACCTCGATCGAAGAAACAGTCCGTTGGCTCGGCTTTGAACCGTACAAGATCACCTATTCAAGCGACCACTTCGATACCCTATACGCGCTCGCCGAGAAGCTGATCGAGCAGGGAAACGCATACGTGTGCCACTGCGACGAccaggaggtgaagaagcagcgcggtggggagaagggagcCAGCCCTCGTTACCGATGCGAGCACGCCAACCAGTCTGTCGAGGAAAACCTCAAAAAGTTCAGGGCCATGCGGGACGGCGAGTACAAGCCCAGGGAGGCTTTTCTGCGCATGAAGCAGGACATCAAtgaccccaacccccagaaTTGGGATCTGGCGGCGTACCGAGTATTGAACAAACCTCACCACAGGACCGGTGATAAGTGGGTCATCTACCCCACCTACGATTTTACCCACTGTTTGTGTGATAGCTTCGAGAAGATCACCCACTCGCTTTGTACAGTCGAGTTTTTCCTCAGCAGGACGTCGTACGAGTGGCTGAATGAGAGGCTGGTTGAATATCAGCCTATGCAGCGCGAATATGGCCGACTGAGCATCGAGGGTTCCGTACTCAGCAAGCgcaagctgaaggagcttGTCGATAAGGGGATCGTCAGAGGCTGGAACGATCCCCGATTACACACGCTCATCGCTATACGCCGAAAGGG CGTCCCACCGGGTGCCATCCTGGAATTCGTCAACGAGCTCGGCGTAACCACGACGAACAGCATCATCCAGATGTCCCGCTTTGAGCAGACCATTCGGCGCTACCTTGAACGAACAGTCCCGCGCTTGATGCTGGTGTTGGACCCAGTTCCTGTGGTCCTGGAGTCAAGCGAGTTTGACGGCACTGACCTCACCGTCCCCTTCTCGCCCAAGAACCCGGCCATGGGAGACCACAAGATCAAATTCTCGCAGACTGTGTACATCGACCGCTCCGATTTTCGTGAGGTCGACAGCAAGGACTACTTCCGCTTGGCCCCAGGCAAGACGGTGGGCTTGCTCCAGGCACCCTTCCCCATTACCGCCACAAGCTTCACCAAGGATGAGACCACCGGCCTTGTGACCGAGATCAAGGCTGTCTTTGACCGTTCTGGCAAGAAGCCAAAGACCTTCATCCAGTGGGTGCCTGCTGAGAGCGCTGGGTCCAAGAGATGCGAGGCCCGCATCTACAACTCCCTTTTCAAGTCCAATAACCCAACCGGTGCCGAAGGTGGCTTCTTGTCCGACCTTAATCCCGATAGTGAGATCATTTACCCGAACGCTCTGGTTGAGTCTGGCTTTGATGAGGTCAGGAAACGCGCTCCTTGGCCCGAGGCTGCCGGCGAGGACAAGCTCGGCAAGGGCGGTCCCGAGTCTGTTCGGTTCCAGGGCATGCGTGTTGGCTACTTT GCCATGGACTCGGATAGCAGAGATGACAAGATTGTTCTGAACCGGATTGTGTCGCtcaaggaggacaaggagaagagctAA
- a CDS encoding hypothetical protein (COG:B; COG:K; EggNog:ENOG503NY56) — protein sequence MPFRHIAKMTVLKAADIPSVSLLYKLHKLSAAPADTKLVKTLLGPTEIPPPSKSLNDRVAVYRADITSLAVDAIVNAANRSLLGGGGVDGAIHRAAGRGLYEECKKLNGCKTGSAKITDAYDLPCNRVIHAVGPVYDPADHDTSEKLLVGCYTTSLELAVEHECRTIAFSALSTGIYGYPSREAAPAALSAIRKFLTGKDGDKIDKVILVTFEKKDVDAYTEFVPHYFPPVSEGSTSDAVAQELPSVPTSDLVDPEEADKR from the exons aTGCCCTTTCGGCACATCGCCAAGATGACCGTCCTCAAGGCTGCCGACAtcccctccgtctccctTCTCTACAAGCTCCACAAGCTGTCAGCCGCACCCGCTGACACCAAGCTTGTGAAGACTCTCTTGGGACCGACCGAgatccctcccccttctaAATCTCTCAACGACCGTGTTGCCGTGTACCGTGCCGACATCACTTCTCTTGCCGTCGATGCCATCGTCAATGCCGCCAACCGCTCCCTTctcgggggcggcggcgtaGACGGTGCCATTCATCGGGCAGCTGGCCGCGGCCTGTACGAAGAGTGCAAGAAGTTGAATGGGTGCAAGACTGGCTCAGCCAAGATCACAGACGCCTATGACCTGCCATGCAACAGGGTCATTCACGCTGTCGGCCCCGTCTACGACCCGGCGGATCATGACACGAGCGAGAAGCTGCTGGTCGGCTGCTACACAACAAGCTTGGAGCTCGCCGTTGAACACGAGTGCCGCACAATCGCCTTCAGTGCACTCAGCACCGGTATATATGGCTACCCAAGTCGGGAGGCCGCGCCCGCAGCGTTGAGTGCCATTCGCAAATTCTTGACCGGGAAGGACGGGGACAAGATTGACAAGGTAATACTTGTTAcgtttgagaagaaggatgtggATGCTTACACCGAGTTCGTCCC ACATTACTTTCCTCCTGTTTCCGAAGGCTCAACATCCGATGCCGTCGCACAAGAGCTTCCCAGCGTCCCAACATCGGACCTTGTGGATCCCGAAGAGGCCGACAAGAGATAG